A stretch of Paracoccus sp. N5 DNA encodes these proteins:
- a CDS encoding extracellular solute-binding protein: MRFFKFANESAIWRRIALCVCVASMPLASLAEPMHAIAMYGEPALEPGFSALPYVNPDAPKGGTIRLAETGSFDSLNPWILMGNPVWPIFTQPGLVTESLMMRSIDEPFTLYGLLAESVETDPDRSWVEFTLRPEARFSDGAPVTIEDVMWSYETLGTKGHPRYTAVWSKVAKMERTGPRSVRFTFNTRDRELAMLMGMRPILKKAQWQGRDFDRSSLMAPIGSGPYVIDKVDPGRAISFRRNPDYWGRDLPVTRGMYNFDVIRYDYFADASTMFEAFKAGEIDVWRELVAARWDRDFDFPAIRDDRVVKSEIAHQRPSGIIGLVMNTRNPLFADWRVRQAMIEAFNYRFINMTLSGGKDPRITSYFSNSDLGMRPGPATGREAELLAPFAAQLPPGTLTGYSLPEGGTRAIDRQGIRAALDLLRQAGWRVQDGELRDAQGQPFRFEILLNQSGSAMRTSAETRQIVDIFVESLRNLGIRPQVTLLDAAQYVERTNNYQFDMTWYERGLSLSPGNEQLLYWGRSGVTATGSKNWMGMDSPAAEAMIAEMTQARSDADFHAAVRALDRILTAGRYVIPVSYSRISRLAHAARLDYPENTPLYGDWPGFMPETWWQEEKK, from the coding sequence ATGCGATTCTTCAAATTTGCTAACGAATCCGCGATCTGGCGGCGAATCGCGCTTTGCGTGTGTGTTGCATCCATGCCGCTGGCAAGCCTCGCCGAGCCCATGCATGCCATTGCAATGTATGGAGAACCTGCGCTGGAGCCGGGCTTTTCCGCCCTGCCCTACGTCAATCCCGACGCGCCCAAGGGCGGCACGATTCGCCTGGCCGAGACCGGCAGCTTCGATTCGCTGAATCCCTGGATCCTGATGGGCAATCCGGTCTGGCCGATCTTCACCCAGCCCGGCCTCGTGACCGAGTCGCTGATGATGCGCTCGATCGACGAGCCCTTCACGCTTTACGGGCTTCTGGCCGAAAGCGTCGAGACCGACCCGGACCGAAGCTGGGTCGAATTCACCCTGCGGCCCGAGGCGCGGTTCTCGGACGGCGCGCCCGTGACCATCGAGGACGTCATGTGGTCCTATGAGACGCTCGGGACCAAGGGCCACCCGCGCTATACCGCCGTCTGGTCCAAGGTGGCGAAGATGGAGCGGACCGGCCCGCGCTCGGTCCGCTTCACCTTCAATACCCGCGACCGCGAGCTTGCCATGCTGATGGGCATGCGGCCGATCCTGAAGAAGGCGCAATGGCAGGGCCGCGACTTTGACCGCTCCAGCCTGATGGCGCCCATCGGCTCGGGGCCCTATGTCATCGACAAGGTCGATCCCGGCCGCGCGATCAGCTTCCGCCGCAACCCGGATTACTGGGGCCGCGACCTGCCCGTCACGCGCGGCATGTATAATTTCGACGTGATCCGCTATGACTATTTCGCCGATGCCTCGACCATGTTCGAGGCCTTCAAGGCCGGCGAGATCGACGTCTGGCGCGAACTGGTCGCCGCGCGCTGGGACCGCGACTTCGACTTTCCCGCCATCCGCGATGACCGCGTGGTCAAGTCCGAGATCGCGCATCAGCGGCCCTCGGGGATCATCGGGCTGGTGATGAACACGCGCAATCCGCTGTTTGCCGACTGGCGGGTGCGGCAGGCGATGATCGAGGCCTTCAACTATCGCTTCATCAACATGACGCTGTCGGGTGGCAAGGACCCGAGGATCACCAGCTATTTCTCGAACTCGGACCTGGGCATGCGGCCCGGACCCGCCACGGGACGCGAGGCGGAACTGCTGGCGCCCTTTGCCGCCCAATTGCCGCCCGGCACGCTGACCGGCTACAGCCTGCCCGAGGGCGGCACCCGCGCCATCGACCGCCAGGGCATCCGCGCCGCGCTGGACCTGCTGCGGCAGGCCGGCTGGCGCGTGCAGGACGGCGAATTGCGCGACGCCCAAGGCCAGCCCTTCCGCTTCGAGATCCTGCTGAACCAGTCCGGCAGCGCCATGCGCACCAGCGCCGAGACCCGGCAGATCGTCGACATCTTCGTCGAATCGCTGCGCAACCTTGGCATCCGGCCGCAGGTGACGCTGCTCGACGCCGCGCAATATGTCGAGCGGACCAACAATTACCAATTCGACATGACCTGGTATGAGCGCGGCCTGTCGCTGTCGCCCGGCAACGAACAGTTGCTCTATTGGGGCCGCAGCGGCGTCACCGCGACCGGCAGCAAGAACTGGATGGGCATGGATTCGCCCGCCGCCGAGGCGATGATCGCCGAGATGACCCAGGCCCGCAGCGATGCGGATTTCCACGCCGCGGTCAGGGCGCTTGACCGGATATTAACCGCCGGGCGCTATGTCATCCCGGTCAGCTATTCGCGCATTTCGCGCTTGGCCCATGCCGCACGTCTGGATTATCCTGAAAACACGCCGCTTTACGGGGACTGGCCGGGGTTCATGCCGGAAACCTGGTGGCAGGAGGAGAAGAAATGA
- a CDS encoding 3-hydroxybutyrate dehydrogenase, translating into MFEKFLSGKTAVVTGSNSGIGLGIAHELARAGADLVLNSFTDAPEDHALADSLAREHGVRVRYIQADMSNGEQCRALIEQAGACDILVNNAGIQHVAPIPDFPVDKWNAIIAINLSSAFHTTAVALPMMRKAGWGRVVNIASAHGLTASAFKSAYVAAKHGIVGLTKVTALETAGEAITCNAVCPGYVLTPIVEKQIPDQMKTHNMSREEVIAKVMLQRQPSGEFATVEQIGGTAVFLCSPAADQITGTTISVDGGWTAM; encoded by the coding sequence ATGTTCGAGAAATTCCTCAGCGGCAAGACGGCGGTGGTGACGGGCTCCAACTCGGGCATCGGGCTCGGGATCGCGCATGAACTGGCCCGCGCCGGCGCGGACCTGGTCCTGAACAGTTTCACCGACGCGCCCGAGGATCATGCCCTGGCCGACAGCCTGGCGCGCGAGCATGGCGTCAGGGTGCGCTATATCCAGGCCGATATGTCGAATGGCGAGCAGTGCCGGGCGCTGATCGAGCAGGCCGGGGCTTGCGACATCCTGGTCAACAATGCCGGCATCCAGCATGTCGCGCCGATCCCGGATTTCCCGGTCGACAAGTGGAATGCGATCATCGCGATCAACCTCAGCTCGGCCTTCCACACCACCGCGGTGGCGCTGCCGATGATGCGCAAGGCGGGCTGGGGCAGGGTGGTGAACATCGCTTCGGCCCACGGGCTGACGGCCAGCGCGTTCAAGTCCGCCTATGTCGCGGCCAAGCACGGCATCGTCGGCCTGACCAAGGTAACCGCGCTCGAAACCGCCGGCGAGGCGATCACCTGCAATGCGGTCTGCCCGGGCTATGTGCTGACGCCGATCGTCGAGAAGCAGATCCCCGACCAGATGAAGACCCACAACATGAGCCGCGAGGAGGTGATCGCCAAGGTCATGCTGCAGCGCCAGCCCTCGGGCGAATTCGCCACGGTCGAGCAGATCGGCGGCACGGCGGTCTTCCTGTGCTCGCCGGCGGCGGATCAGATCACCGGCACGACGATCTCGGTGGACGGGGGGTGGACGGCGATGTGA
- a CDS encoding site-specific integrase, whose protein sequence is MARVDLTDHMIRKLVVEVRTDFADARAPGLSLRVTPAGSKTWAVRGTALDGSKQRLTIGSYPDISLKDARIRAATVMAEIRAAAGNLNAAKREAALARTGDPTLGELVAEYEAGPGAGKATWTRTKNDCDSEARKRIQTVFSGLLNRRVTEIPDDDFADAMLNYVPLSGAPKANGQVSKGRAYLMPVMDWAAGRGKFRVAGKRRRPVLDVVDIRDTMDPASDDEEITGKRDRVLSPDELRSILPLLVYPAPAALKMKMDPEFDVRPLAIKFILLTGARLREVSAARWGHIDFEARTWFKPRVKSVRGGLRSQLLPVSGAVIALLQGIPGHLGRAPEDLIFPSAMRTQLDNWERITGAIMRETGTAGWHRHDLRRTSATIMRSVGVELSTIDRILGHRTDHRREEASRAVDAYLSDIDLTGIAEDPQRQALEKLADTYERIQHARQG, encoded by the coding sequence GTGGCGAGAGTCGATCTCACCGACCACATGATCAGAAAACTGGTCGTCGAGGTCAGGACGGATTTTGCGGACGCCCGGGCTCCGGGGCTGTCGCTGCGCGTCACGCCGGCTGGATCGAAGACATGGGCCGTGCGCGGGACGGCCTTGGATGGTTCGAAGCAAAGGCTCACGATCGGCAGCTATCCCGACATATCACTGAAAGACGCTCGTATCCGGGCGGCGACGGTCATGGCCGAGATCCGCGCCGCTGCCGGCAATCTCAATGCGGCGAAGCGTGAAGCGGCATTGGCCCGGACCGGAGATCCTACGCTTGGCGAACTGGTCGCGGAATACGAAGCCGGTCCAGGCGCCGGCAAGGCTACCTGGACCCGGACGAAGAATGATTGCGACTCGGAAGCACGTAAGCGTATTCAGACCGTATTTTCTGGACTACTGAATAGACGCGTCACCGAAATCCCAGACGATGATTTTGCTGATGCCATGCTCAACTACGTCCCGCTTTCCGGGGCTCCGAAAGCCAATGGGCAGGTGTCGAAAGGCCGGGCCTACCTGATGCCGGTCATGGATTGGGCTGCAGGCCGGGGCAAGTTCCGGGTGGCCGGAAAACGGCGGAGGCCGGTGCTGGATGTTGTCGACATCAGGGACACGATGGACCCGGCGTCCGATGACGAGGAAATCACGGGAAAGCGTGATCGAGTGCTCAGTCCCGATGAACTGCGGTCGATCCTTCCGCTGCTTGTGTATCCAGCTCCTGCTGCACTGAAAATGAAGATGGACCCTGAATTTGACGTCCGGCCACTTGCCATCAAGTTTATTTTGTTGACCGGGGCTAGGCTGAGGGAGGTCTCTGCGGCCCGATGGGGCCATATCGATTTTGAGGCACGAACCTGGTTTAAACCGCGGGTCAAATCTGTGCGCGGCGGCCTACGCAGTCAGTTGTTGCCTGTTTCAGGCGCCGTGATCGCATTGCTCCAAGGAATTCCGGGTCATCTTGGTAGGGCACCAGAGGATCTGATATTCCCTTCTGCAATGCGGACGCAGCTGGATAACTGGGAGCGTATCACTGGCGCAATCATGCGCGAGACCGGAACGGCCGGATGGCATCGCCACGATTTGCGCCGGACATCGGCCACCATCATGCGCTCGGTTGGCGTGGAACTGTCAACAATCGACCGTATTCTGGGCCACCGGACGGACCATCGCCGGGAGGAGGCTAGTCGAGCAGTTGATGCGTATCTGTCGGATATTGACCTGACGGGCATTGCAGAGGACCCACAGCGCCAGGCCTTGGAAAAGCTGGCAGACACCTACGAACGGATTCAACATGCCCGGCAAGGCTGA
- a CDS encoding transposase translates to MSTIDSGHYGDGVARRTKRLWTDEEKRSICFQTAAPGVSVAQVARRYAVNANLIFKWLRDPRYAPDPTSVARPAEEARFLPVEIVAETRSTPAAPAAENHIEIELAGGHRMRISGSYDPEALARLIRGLSA, encoded by the coding sequence GTGTCCACCATTGATAGTGGACACTATGGTGATGGCGTGGCGCGTCGGACGAAGCGACTTTGGACGGATGAGGAGAAGCGTTCGATCTGTTTCCAGACGGCGGCGCCGGGCGTTTCCGTGGCTCAGGTGGCGCGGCGCTACGCGGTGAACGCGAACCTGATCTTCAAGTGGCTGCGCGATCCCCGTTATGCGCCGGACCCCACCTCGGTTGCGCGCCCAGCAGAGGAGGCGCGGTTTCTGCCCGTAGAGATCGTCGCGGAGACCAGGTCTACTCCGGCGGCACCTGCCGCCGAGAACCACATCGAGATCGAGCTGGCGGGCGGTCACCGGATGCGGATCAGCGGCAGCTATGATCCTGAGGCGCTGGCGCGGCTGATCCGGGGACTTTCGGCGTGA
- the tnpB gene encoding IS66 family insertion sequence element accessory protein TnpB (TnpB, as the term is used for proteins encoded by IS66 family insertion elements, is considered an accessory protein, since TnpC, encoded by a neighboring gene, is a DDE family transposase.) → MIPVPANTRVWLAAGVTDMRKGFASLAAQAEAVLKQDPFGGHLFVFRGRRGDLVKVIWWDGQGACMFMKRLERGRFVWPSAKEGKVALTPAQLSMLLEGIDWRAPERTWRPLAAG, encoded by the coding sequence GTGATCCCGGTTCCGGCCAACACGCGGGTCTGGCTGGCTGCCGGGGTCACCGACATGCGCAAGGGCTTTGCTTCCTTGGCGGCGCAGGCCGAGGCGGTGCTGAAGCAGGATCCTTTCGGCGGGCATCTCTTCGTCTTCCGCGGCCGTCGCGGTGATCTGGTGAAGGTCATCTGGTGGGATGGCCAGGGGGCCTGCATGTTCATGAAGCGGCTGGAGCGGGGCCGGTTCGTCTGGCCCTCGGCCAAGGAGGGGAAGGTGGCGCTGACACCGGCGCAGTTGTCGATGCTCCTGGAAGGGATCGACTGGCGTGCCCCGGAGCGAACGTGGCGGCCCTTGGCAGCGGGATAA
- a CDS encoding IS5-like element ISPpa3 family transposase codes for MSKPEPTRYRTMNWKSYNDALKRRGSLLIWLDKDMVWRAPKSGCNGRPPVFSDAAIQFCLMVKVLFGLPLRQTTGMVASILSMAGLDWRVPDFSTLSRRQKRITVQITSRRAPGPLNLLVDSTGIKFLGDGEWLARKHGPHRRRQYRKVHLAMDTATGDIRAVEFTSSREGDSPVLPDLLNQIPEDEQIGTVTGDGAFDTRRCHTAILDRGGTAIIPIRRNGRLWKEDCPAARARNEILRATQRLGRAIWKRWSGYHVRSRIEARMRCLKAFGERISSRDPDRQTAEIHIRIALMNRFNALGSAEIKRVA; via the coding sequence ATGAGCAAGCCTGAGCCGACCCGCTACCGCACGATGAACTGGAAGTCCTACAACGATGCCTTGAAGCGGCGCGGGTCCCTTCTGATCTGGCTGGACAAGGACATGGTTTGGCGCGCACCCAAATCCGGATGCAATGGTCGGCCGCCGGTCTTCTCTGATGCCGCGATCCAGTTCTGCTTGATGGTGAAGGTTCTGTTCGGCCTGCCTCTGCGGCAAACGACAGGGATGGTGGCGAGCATCCTTTCGATGGCCGGGCTCGACTGGCGGGTGCCCGATTTCTCGACCTTGAGCCGCAGGCAGAAGCGCATCACGGTTCAGATCACGAGCCGCCGTGCGCCGGGGCCGCTGAACCTGCTGGTGGACAGCACCGGGATCAAGTTTCTTGGTGATGGGGAATGGCTTGCCCGCAAGCATGGCCCGCATCGCCGACGCCAATATCGTAAGGTTCATCTGGCGATGGACACGGCTACAGGTGACATCCGCGCCGTCGAATTCACCTCAAGCCGTGAAGGCGACAGCCCTGTTCTGCCCGACCTGCTCAACCAGATCCCAGAGGATGAACAGATCGGCACCGTCACCGGCGACGGTGCCTTTGACACCCGACGCTGCCACACCGCGATCCTGGATCGAGGCGGCACCGCTATCATCCCGATCCGGAGGAATGGCCGTCTCTGGAAGGAGGATTGCCCCGCAGCCAGGGCGCGCAACGAGATCCTCCGGGCAACCCAGCGCTTGGGCAGGGCCATATGGAAGCGCTGGTCAGGTTATCACGTCCGAAGCAGGATCGAGGCAAGGATGCGCTGCCTCAAGGCCTTCGGTGAACGCATCTCATCACGAGACCCGGACCGCCAGACCGCCGAAATCCATATCCGCATCGCCCTCATGAACCGCTTCAATGCCCTCGGATCCGCCGAGATCAAACGCGTGGCATGA